The segment ATGCCTTTGATTTGTCCCAAATCGGTACAGACTGCGGGCATCACGCCGGTAACATTTTTAATATCTTCAGCAAGATAACTGGCCGAAATTTCAACGACCTTATAATCATTTTGATCATAACAAATGCCTGCTGAGATTTTGTTATAGACAAGTTTAAAATCCCCCTGCTGATATTCCTGCTTAACAAAGTCAGCAGCCTTTGCATTCAAAAAACAACAACTCGCAAGCAAAAAAAACGCTGCTGCTTTAGTCATTTTCATTTTCAACCTTCATTCCATATAAAAATAAATAATTCGTTGAGCAGTTTAACGAAAGATTTTCTCGCGGTCTAATAATTTTTGCTCACCCCCCTGCCATTTAATTTTGCAATATTGTTAGTTAATATTACAACAAAATTAAACAATGAAACAAAAAAGATTTGTAGGGATATTTTTTTGTTTTAATTATCTCTTTCATTTTTTTATTTTTTTGCAACATAGGAAAAAATGTTTCACGTAAAACATCCACTTTCTGCATCGTTGCCGATTTAGCGTTTTCCCATTTTTAAAAAATTGGAAAATAAAAATTTACAGCACGCTTTTATTTCTAAATTTTTTACTACTCTGTTTTTCAGACTGCTTTCTTTAATTATCATGAAAAAGCCGGTTAACTCTGTATTGTTTCACGTGGAACAGCCAGCTTTTGCCAAAGGCTGCAAACTGGCGAGTCGGCGGACAAGTTCTCCTGATTCTAAAAGATTTTCGATGAAAATAGGCTTTGGCAAACTATTTTTCAAAGTTTTTTATGGAAAAGCCATGATATATCTGTTAAAAATTCTCCCATAGTTCTTATCAGATACCTTTAACGCCATTAAAAGAAGGAGCGAATATGACGCCAAAAAGCAAGGAAAAGCCAAAACATCTCGGCAGGGGGCTTGAATCTCTTTTAGGTCCTATAACCAATGCCGCACAGGAAAGCATAGACACTCCTATGTCTCCGGAAGTTCCTAACTATATACCAGACAATGAGTTACAGAAAAACTTTGCTGAATTAAGTCTTGATGATATAGCACCTAATCCTTATCAACCAAGACAAGCCTGGAACGACCAGCAGCTTCGTGAACTTTCCGACTCCATTAAGGAAAACGGAATAATCCAGCCAATAATAGTCAGGCGGAAGGGGACTAAATACGAGATTGTGGCTGGAGAAAGGCGGTTTAGGGCGGCAGAGATGGCAGGGCTGACAAAGATTCCCGCGATGGTAAGAACAACCGATGATTCTGAAATGTTGGCTCTCGCGCTGATAGAAAATATTCAGCGGGCGGATTTGAACCCGATTGAAAAGGCAAAGGCGTATCAAAATTTTATGGAGACCTTCAGCCTGACCCAGGAACTGGCCGCACAGAAACTCGGGCAGGACCGTTCGGCTGTCGCCAATTATGTTCGGCTGCTGAATCTGCCGACGGAAGTAAAACAGATGCTCGTCGACGGCTCACTGGATATGGGACATGCGAGAGCAATACTTGCGCTGCCGACAGATGAGCTGCGAAGAAAACTCGCTCACCGCGCATTGGCAGGGCGGCTCAGCGTCAGAGAAGTCGAGAGACTTGTCAGACTTGCCCTGAGTGAAAAAGACGAGAAGAAACAAAAACAGATTTTTGAAAAGCCTGCGCATATAAAAGACCTCGAAGAAAAAATCCGCAGCAGGCTCGGCACAAAGGTAAATATCCAGGCTCATAAGAGCGGCCAACGGGGTAAAATTGTAATCGAGTTTTATTCGCTCGATGAATTCGACAGCATCGCACAAATGCTCGGCGTAAACTCTGATTAAATTCAGTTGAAAATATCAGTCGCTAACTAAATATAACTTGTTAATTACGAAGGGAATCAGATATGACTAAAGAATATTTTCCGAAGATTGGTAAAATTAAATTTGAGGGACCGAAATCAAAAAATCCGCTTTCATTTAAACAATATAATCCAAATGAAAAAATTCTCGGCAAGACGATGGAACATCATCTTCGTTTTGCTGTTTGCTATTGGCATACGCTCAAAGGGCTCGGCGGTGACCAGTTTGGCCTAAGTACTATTTCACGCAATTATAATCAGGGCAGCAGCCCGATGGAAATCGCTGAGAATACGATGTATGCGGCATTCGAATTTTTCAGCAAGCTCGGCGTAAAGTATTGGTGCTTTCACGACAGGGACATCGCACCAGAAGGCGACAGTCTTTCCGAGAGCAATAAGAATCTCGATAGTATTGTCAAGATTGCAAAGAAGCTTCAAAAGAATACGGGCATAAAAACCTTGTGGGGCACAGCAAATTTATTCAGCAACAAAAGATTTATGGCAGGGGGAGCAACGAATCCTTCGCCCGATATTTTCGCTTATGCCGCCGCGCAGGTTAAAAAAGCGATGGAAGTTACAAAAGAGCTTGGCGGGGCAGGTTATGTTTTCTGGGGCGGCAGAGAAGGTTACGATATGCTGCTCAACACGGATATGAAACGCGAGCTTGACCACCTGGCGAAATTTTTCCATCTTGCGATTGATTATAAAAAGAAAATCGGATTCAAAGGTCCGTTCTATATCGAACCGAAACCGAAAGAACCGACAAAGCATCAGTACGATTTCGATGCGGGAAATTGTTTCGCGTTTCTGCAGAAGTACGACCTTGTAAAATATTTCAAACTGAACATCGAAGCCAACCACGCAACGCTTGCCGGCCATAGTTTTCAGCACGAGCTTCAATACTGCGTTGACAATAATATTCTCGGCTCGGTCGATGCCAACAGGGGCGATTTGCTTCTCGGTTGGGATACCGACCAGTTTCCAATGGATATTTATGAAACGGCTTTAGCGATGTATATCATTTTAAACGGCGGGGGGCTCACAACCGGAGGATTGAATTTTGACGCTCATGTTCGAAGGCAGTCGATTGCTCCGGAAGATTTGTTCTACGCCCACATTGGCGCGATGGATGCTTTTGCCCGTGGACTTAGAATTGCCGCCAAGATGATTAAGGATGGTAAAATAGGCAAGATGGTAAAAGCTCGATATGCCGGTTGGGACAAAGGTATCGGTAAAAAAATCGAAAAAGGGAAAGTAACATTCGGACAGTTAGAACAATATGCCCTTCAAAATGGCGAACCGAAACTCCAAAGCGGCAGACAGGAACTGCTCGAAAGTATATTGAATGAGTATATATGAAAAACAGGGTATAGGATTTAGGGTATAGAGTTTACGAAGGCCGGTTTTAAAACTGGCCTTTTTTATTGGTTTTTGGGCTGAAAACAGCGATTTTTAAGATTTTTTGAAAAATTTTCATTTTTCTATTGTATAAAGCCGACGTATAGTATATTAAGCAAGTAATACAGTAATACGAAAGGCTTAAAATTTAATGTTACTCGAAATTGACCATCATAGCGGCGTACCAATATACCAGCAGGTAATTCGCCAAATTCGTCAGCAGATAATAACCGGCGGTCTGACAGAAGGCGCCCAGCTCGAAACGGTTCGCGACCTTGCGGCCAGACTCAATGTTAATCCTATGACTGTCAGCAAGGCATATTCGTTTCTGGAAGCAGAAGGACTCGTCGAACGCAAAAGAGGTATCGGCCTTTTTGTAGTCAATGTAAAAAAAGACCAAATGGAGCAGATAAAGAACAGACTGCTGGACAGCATTGTAAACAAAGCGGCGGTAACCGCTATTCAACTCGGAATGTCGGAAGACGAGGCTTTGGAGTTTTTTAAAAAATGCTATAGAGAATACGATTCTGAAAATCGGAGATAAAAATGGAAAATGAAAATACAATAGTACAGGTTCGAGACCTGTCAAAAAAATTCGGAAAGATTCTGGCGCTCGATAAA is part of the Phycisphaerae bacterium genome and harbors:
- the xylA gene encoding xylose isomerase, with amino-acid sequence MTKEYFPKIGKIKFEGPKSKNPLSFKQYNPNEKILGKTMEHHLRFAVCYWHTLKGLGGDQFGLSTISRNYNQGSSPMEIAENTMYAAFEFFSKLGVKYWCFHDRDIAPEGDSLSESNKNLDSIVKIAKKLQKNTGIKTLWGTANLFSNKRFMAGGATNPSPDIFAYAAAQVKKAMEVTKELGGAGYVFWGGREGYDMLLNTDMKRELDHLAKFFHLAIDYKKKIGFKGPFYIEPKPKEPTKHQYDFDAGNCFAFLQKYDLVKYFKLNIEANHATLAGHSFQHELQYCVDNNILGSVDANRGDLLLGWDTDQFPMDIYETALAMYIILNGGGLTTGGLNFDAHVRRQSIAPEDLFYAHIGAMDAFARGLRIAAKMIKDGKIGKMVKARYAGWDKGIGKKIEKGKVTFGQLEQYALQNGEPKLQSGRQELLESILNEYI
- a CDS encoding GntR family transcriptional regulator: MLLEIDHHSGVPIYQQVIRQIRQQIITGGLTEGAQLETVRDLAARLNVNPMTVSKAYSFLEAEGLVERKRGIGLFVVNVKKDQMEQIKNRLLDSIVNKAAVTAIQLGMSEDEALEFFKKCYREYDSENRR
- a CDS encoding ParB/RepB/Spo0J family partition protein, with the protein product MTPKSKEKPKHLGRGLESLLGPITNAAQESIDTPMSPEVPNYIPDNELQKNFAELSLDDIAPNPYQPRQAWNDQQLRELSDSIKENGIIQPIIVRRKGTKYEIVAGERRFRAAEMAGLTKIPAMVRTTDDSEMLALALIENIQRADLNPIEKAKAYQNFMETFSLTQELAAQKLGQDRSAVANYVRLLNLPTEVKQMLVDGSLDMGHARAILALPTDELRRKLAHRALAGRLSVREVERLVRLALSEKDEKKQKQIFEKPAHIKDLEEKIRSRLGTKVNIQAHKSGQRGKIVIEFYSLDEFDSIAQMLGVNSD